Proteins from a single region of Pedobacter cryoconitis:
- a CDS encoding ExbD/TolR family protein has translation MNLRKRNKGTVEVHTSALNDIMFFLMLFFLLASAAVNPQVVKLLLPRSESGQQSAAQKTVTVSINDNLTYFVEKQPVTLDQMKASIETYQKASPDLTIVLYVARGVSIENTMAVFDVANQLKLKVVLAVEPKK, from the coding sequence ATGAATCTACGCAAAAGAAATAAAGGAACTGTTGAGGTACACACTTCTGCGCTGAATGACATCATGTTTTTCCTGATGCTTTTCTTCCTGCTTGCTTCGGCAGCAGTGAATCCGCAGGTCGTAAAACTACTTCTTCCACGTTCTGAATCCGGACAGCAATCTGCTGCTCAGAAAACAGTGACGGTCTCTATTAATGATAATCTGACTTATTTTGTAGAGAAACAACCAGTCACACTGGATCAGATGAAAGCAAGTATTGAAACCTATCAAAAGGCATCTCCGGACCTGACAATTGTACTGTATGTTGCCAGAGGAGTTTCCATTGAGAATACTATGGCAGTGTTTGATGTAGCCAATCAGTTGAAACTGAAAGTTGTATTAGCTGTAGAACCAAAAAAATAA
- a CDS encoding energy transducer TonB gives MTYHKEENNYPKAVAISTAIMAGLLILSFFIAIGTFKPVEEAGMGGMVVNYGTSVEGMGTDYTSIEEPSADPDANKQLPDKVVPEKVVTPVKSVESTDKEITTQDNEEAVSISTKKNTKPSTPAVATKVVDKPAKPAVNQNALYKGKANKGNGQGDGTGTTPGNQGSVNGDPLANNYGEGGSGFGGTPIALRRFTNLVTPQDNGQKTGKIAVRISINKQGIVVDATPGVRGTTLQDLDLWAKCKAAVMGARLNQSESAPDLQVGVVVFNFKVK, from the coding sequence ATGACTTACCATAAAGAAGAAAATAATTATCCTAAAGCCGTAGCAATATCCACCGCGATCATGGCTGGTTTATTGATATTAAGCTTTTTTATTGCTATCGGGACTTTCAAACCTGTTGAAGAAGCAGGTATGGGCGGAATGGTAGTTAATTATGGTACTTCTGTAGAGGGAATGGGTACGGATTATACCAGTATCGAAGAACCTTCTGCCGATCCGGATGCAAACAAGCAGCTTCCTGACAAGGTAGTTCCGGAAAAAGTGGTTACGCCTGTCAAATCAGTAGAAAGTACAGATAAGGAAATCACTACACAAGACAACGAAGAAGCAGTAAGTATCAGTACCAAGAAAAACACTAAACCTTCTACCCCTGCTGTTGCGACTAAGGTTGTTGATAAACCAGCCAAACCCGCAGTCAATCAGAATGCACTTTATAAAGGTAAAGCCAATAAAGGAAATGGTCAGGGAGACGGGACCGGCACTACACCTGGTAATCAGGGTTCAGTGAACGGAGATCCGCTTGCCAACAACTATGGAGAAGGCGGTTCTGGTTTTGGAGGCACACCGATTGCTTTAAGACGTTTTACAAACCTGGTTACTCCTCAGGACAACGGCCAGAAAACGGGTAAAATAGCAGTCAGGATCAGTATTAATAAACAAGGGATCGTAGTTGATGCCACCCCTGGTGTAAGAGGAACAACCTTGCAGGATTTAGACCTTTGGGCAAAATGTAAAGCAGCTGTAATGGGTGCACGTCTCAACCAATCTGAATCAGCACCTGACCTTCAGGTAGGTGTGGTAGTTTTTAATTTTAAAGTGAAATAA
- a CDS encoding MotA/TolQ/ExbB proton channel family protein, producing the protein MITLLQVATDTVHHLTDTANAANQAVAAAPQELHFFDLLMKGGWVMLPLAFLAFSGLVIFVERYLTIRKSSKTESNLMLQIKQYIHEGRLENAIALCRNTNSPLGRMLEKGLRRIGRPIKDIEAAIENVGKLEVSKLEKNISILGIIAGIAPMLGFVGTIIGVITIFHDVSVKGAIEIGTISGGLYTKMITSATGLIVGIIAYVLYHILNAMVERIILRMETDALEFIDLLEEPGK; encoded by the coding sequence ATGATCACTTTGCTACAGGTTGCTACAGATACAGTACACCATTTAACAGATACCGCCAACGCCGCAAACCAGGCTGTAGCTGCTGCACCTCAGGAACTTCACTTCTTTGATTTATTAATGAAGGGTGGCTGGGTTATGCTCCCACTTGCATTCCTTGCTTTTTCTGGTTTGGTAATCTTCGTAGAACGTTATCTGACTATCAGAAAATCTTCTAAAACAGAATCTAATCTGATGCTTCAGATCAAACAATATATCCACGAAGGCCGATTGGAAAACGCGATCGCTTTATGCAGAAATACGAATTCTCCTTTGGGCCGTATGCTGGAAAAAGGTCTTAGACGTATTGGCCGTCCGATCAAGGATATTGAAGCTGCAATTGAAAATGTAGGTAAACTGGAAGTCTCTAAATTAGAGAAGAATATCAGTATCTTAGGTATTATTGCAGGTATCGCACCCATGTTAGGATTCGTAGGAACGATTATCGGGGTAATTACAATTTTCCATGATGTATCTGTAAAAGGTGCTATTGAGATCGGAACTATATCTGGTGGTTTATATACTAAAATGATTACTTCAGCAACAGGTCTGATTGTAGGTATTATCGCATATGTATTATACCATATCCTGAATGCAATGGTAGAAAGGATCATCCTGAGAATGGAAACCGACGCATTAGAATTTATTGATCTATTAGAGGAACCAGGTAAATAA
- the pyrR gene encoding bifunctional pyr operon transcriptional regulator/uracil phosphoribosyltransferase PyrR has product MQKRTLLDGKKFQITIKRLCHQLIENHNDFSNTVLIGIQPRGSYFADRIKQELSETLKNKNIRKGNLDITFFRDDFRRKDGLVSANSNTIDFIIEDCNVILIDDVLWTGRTIRAALDALLAFGRPARVELLVLIDRRFSRHVPIEPDYIGQQVDSLDSQMVKVSWKETEGEDKVILLSDRNK; this is encoded by the coding sequence ATGCAAAAGAGAACCCTGCTAGACGGTAAAAAATTCCAAATCACAATTAAGAGACTTTGTCATCAATTAATTGAGAATCACAACGATTTTTCTAATACCGTACTCATTGGTATACAGCCCCGTGGCAGTTACTTCGCAGACAGAATCAAACAAGAACTTTCAGAAACCCTTAAAAACAAGAATATCAGAAAAGGTAATCTTGACATCACTTTCTTCAGAGATGACTTTAGAAGAAAGGACGGGCTTGTTTCCGCAAACAGCAATACTATAGACTTTATCATTGAAGACTGCAACGTCATTCTGATTGATGATGTACTCTGGACAGGCCGTACTATCAGGGCTGCACTGGATGCATTGCTTGCTTTTGGCAGACCGGCCAGAGTAGAACTATTGGTACTCATCGACAGGAGGTTTTCAAGACATGTACCTATTGAACCTGATTATATCGGGCAGCAGGTAGACAGTCTGGATTCCCAAATGGTAAAAGTGAGCTGGAAAGAGACAGAAGGAGAAGACAAAGTAATATTATTATCAGACCGAAATAAATAA
- a CDS encoding thiol-disulfide oxidoreductase DCC family protein: protein MQHAIIFFDGVCNLCAGSVKFVIKRDKKDSFRFAALQSDITQQHLGPFGLSLSELSSIILLENGRVYQRSTAALRIARHLSGGWPLLYVFILVPAFIRDFVYNQIAKRRYSIWGREESCMVPTAELKAKFL, encoded by the coding sequence ATGCAGCATGCTATAATATTCTTTGACGGTGTTTGTAATTTATGTGCAGGCTCTGTTAAGTTCGTCATTAAAAGAGATAAAAAAGACAGCTTCAGGTTTGCTGCCTTACAAAGTGATATTACTCAGCAGCACCTCGGCCCATTTGGTTTATCACTCAGTGAACTCAGCAGTATTATCCTGTTGGAAAATGGAAGGGTTTATCAACGTTCCACGGCTGCGTTACGTATTGCCAGGCATTTGAGTGGCGGCTGGCCATTGTTATATGTTTTTATACTCGTTCCTGCTTTTATCCGCGACTTCGTTTACAATCAGATCGCAAAACGCAGATATTCGATCTGGGGCAGAGAGGAGAGCTGTATGGTGCCTACAGCCGAATTGAAAGCTAAGTTCCTGTAA
- a CDS encoding bifunctional folylpolyglutamate synthase/dihydrofolate synthase — protein MTYLETLDYLYSRLPMFTRIGAAAMKKDLHNTIVLCENLGNPQDKFKTIHVGGTNGKGSTSHMLAAILQKAGYKTGLYTSPHLKDFRERIRVNGEMMTERFVIDYTAQEKDLIESISPSFFEVTVAMAFAYFEAEKVDVAIIEVGLGGRKDSTNIIHPELSVITNISFDHTNLLGNTLFEIAGQKAGIIKPGVPAVIGERQEEIAQVFIEEAKETASELVFANTELRVQDTVREGRLLKTSVYKKDTCLFKDLVMDLSGFYQLKNVLTVIQSVLTLNQNGFDIPDEAVYSGLAHTVEITGLQGRWQTLQENPLIICDTGHNIAGIQEVLENINATEYHNLHIVIGMLGDKDVTSVLEMLPANAKYYFCQPDLERAMPAHQLAEEAAKFMLQGPVFETVTLALNAAKATAEADDLIFVGGSTFVVAEVL, from the coding sequence ATGACTTATTTAGAGACCCTGGACTACCTGTACAGCAGACTTCCAATGTTTACCCGTATCGGTGCAGCAGCAATGAAAAAGGATTTACACAACACGATCGTGCTGTGTGAAAACCTGGGAAACCCTCAGGATAAATTTAAAACTATACACGTAGGCGGTACAAACGGGAAAGGTTCTACCTCCCATATGCTTGCGGCTATTTTACAGAAAGCTGGTTATAAAACCGGCTTATATACCTCTCCCCATTTAAAAGATTTCAGAGAAAGGATCAGAGTTAATGGTGAGATGATGACCGAGCGTTTCGTCATTGACTACACCGCACAGGAAAAAGACCTGATCGAATCTATCAGTCCTTCTTTTTTCGAGGTAACCGTTGCAATGGCATTCGCTTACTTCGAGGCAGAAAAAGTTGATGTAGCTATTATTGAAGTAGGCCTTGGCGGTCGAAAAGATTCTACAAATATCATTCATCCGGAATTATCAGTAATTACGAATATCAGTTTCGACCACACCAATTTATTAGGCAATACATTGTTTGAAATTGCTGGTCAGAAAGCAGGGATTATCAAACCGGGTGTACCCGCTGTAATCGGAGAAAGACAAGAAGAAATTGCACAGGTATTTATAGAGGAAGCCAAAGAAACAGCAAGTGAATTGGTTTTTGCCAATACTGAGCTGCGTGTTCAGGATACCGTGCGCGAAGGCAGACTACTCAAAACATCAGTCTATAAAAAAGATACCTGTCTGTTTAAAGATCTTGTAATGGATCTGAGCGGATTCTATCAGCTAAAAAACGTATTAACAGTCATACAATCCGTATTAACTTTAAATCAGAATGGCTTTGATATCCCTGATGAAGCCGTATACAGCGGTCTGGCCCATACCGTTGAAATCACTGGTTTACAAGGCAGATGGCAAACCCTTCAGGAAAATCCTTTAATTATTTGTGATACCGGGCATAATATTGCAGGTATCCAGGAAGTACTGGAAAATATCAATGCGACCGAATATCACAATTTACATATCGTAATTGGGATGCTGGGCGATAAGGATGTGACCAGTGTACTGGAAATGCTCCCGGCAAATGCAAAATACTACTTCTGTCAGCCTGATCTGGAAAGAGCAATGCCTGCACATCAGTTAGCAGAAGAAGCGGCAAAATTTATGTTACAAGGCCCTGTTTTCGAAACAGTAACCTTAGCTTTGAACGCAGCTAAAGCGACTGCCGAAGCCGATGATCTGATTTTTGTTGGCGGAAGTACCTTCGTGGTTGCAGAAGTTCTTTAA
- a CDS encoding tetratricopeptide repeat protein, with translation MKKKYFFIPLLLAGNLTAGYAQVSALVNLNKNYQTGLELLQNEKYVAAAQQFRLVEQLRQKPGTAQESNAELSLLKENAKFYAAVCALELGNRDAESLFQTFIKDYPLNPNTKLAYFHVGKSYFAQKNYQKALDWFEKTDPSTLSQKQRTEYQFKQAYSYFELKNIEKAEPLFEAVKKVDGPFQESATYYFAYINYLNKEYKTALSNFEKLKGSKTYEASYPYYITSMYYLDERYDDVISYAVPVLKNTKQQFEAEMLSLIAASYFAKSDYKNAALYFSDFYTKSGNTKTKNNLFIYQYGYSLFELGMYRESVGILEQLTTDDVYLQSGMHTLGRAFIKLGDKSKARSAFFRASRLEFDKVTQEDAWINYARLSYELDFNQQALESTQSFLKQFPSSRKINDAKTLLGEILLTSKNYQAAIDILEPIQNKSPEALEAYQKVLYFRGLEFYNERAFPNGLSMFQRSNAIPNDPEIHALSTYWMAEAMYELRKYGEAVRTFEKFLAMPDADKTKVYNFANYALAYAAFEDEKYAKAATYFERFLNGNDKDKNTVVDATMRLADSYFVSKSYSNALTYYNRIITNKSTGEDYALFQRGMIQGLQGQDDTKIATMGSLLQQFPSSNYADDAGFEIAYTYFNKGDLDKSKTDLTALISKYPNSSYVPRALVTIGLVQYNQDKDEEALASFKKVINDYASTEEAKQALESIKNIYVDRGDANGFIAYANTTPIGNYTVAEQDNIVFSAAKNTYLKGDAQGTVESVNAYFDKYPKSIHAKEAKFIRAESLVKLNRPDDAIADYEFILNDWTSDYTERSLVSISKLFLAQKKYNEAIVYLKRLETSADYKSHYSFAINNLLQAYTALNMPDDMLKYVLLTKESDKASEEEVNSADLYAGKAYLLKADTTMAVKSFANVVAKTKTLAAAEAKYTLAEIQYNKHDYKTSQKTCFDLVNNMPSYDYWVAKAFILLADNYVALKDKLQAKSTLLSIIDNYDGKDEIVATAKEKLEKIK, from the coding sequence ATGAAGAAAAAATACTTTTTTATTCCGCTTTTATTAGCTGGTAACCTTACCGCAGGTTATGCGCAGGTAAGTGCGTTAGTAAACCTCAATAAAAACTATCAGACGGGCCTTGAATTGCTTCAAAACGAAAAGTATGTCGCAGCAGCCCAGCAATTCAGATTGGTTGAACAGCTAAGACAAAAACCAGGAACAGCTCAGGAAAGTAATGCTGAACTTTCTTTATTGAAAGAAAACGCAAAGTTTTATGCCGCTGTCTGTGCTTTGGAATTAGGTAACCGTGATGCGGAAAGCCTGTTTCAAACCTTCATTAAAGATTACCCTTTAAATCCGAATACTAAATTAGCTTACTTCCACGTAGGTAAATCTTACTTCGCACAAAAAAACTATCAGAAAGCACTGGACTGGTTTGAAAAAACTGATCCTTCTACCCTTTCTCAGAAACAAAGAACAGAATACCAGTTCAAACAAGCTTATTCTTATTTCGAACTGAAAAATATAGAAAAAGCAGAACCTTTATTTGAAGCAGTAAAAAAAGTTGACGGCCCTTTTCAGGAAAGTGCAACTTATTATTTCGCTTATATCAATTACCTGAATAAAGAATACAAAACAGCCCTGAGTAATTTTGAAAAACTGAAAGGTTCAAAAACTTACGAAGCAAGTTATCCTTATTATATCACTTCCATGTATTATCTGGATGAGCGTTATGATGATGTAATCAGCTACGCTGTTCCGGTATTAAAAAATACAAAGCAACAATTTGAAGCAGAAATGCTGAGTTTGATTGCAGCTTCTTATTTCGCTAAATCAGACTATAAAAATGCAGCGCTGTATTTCAGTGATTTTTATACCAAAAGCGGTAACACTAAAACAAAAAACAACCTCTTTATCTATCAGTACGGTTACTCCCTGTTCGAATTAGGAATGTACAGAGAATCTGTAGGTATATTAGAACAGTTAACTACAGATGATGTGTATCTGCAAAGTGGAATGCACACCTTAGGACGTGCTTTCATTAAATTGGGCGATAAATCAAAAGCAAGAAGCGCTTTCTTCAGAGCATCACGTCTTGAATTCGACAAAGTAACTCAGGAAGATGCCTGGATTAACTATGCGAGATTAAGTTATGAACTTGATTTCAATCAGCAGGCACTGGAATCTACACAGAGCTTCTTAAAGCAATTCCCATCTTCCCGTAAAATCAACGACGCTAAAACTTTATTAGGTGAAATTTTGCTGACCAGTAAAAACTACCAGGCTGCGATTGATATTTTAGAACCTATTCAGAATAAATCACCAGAAGCACTGGAAGCTTATCAAAAGGTATTATACTTCAGAGGTCTGGAATTCTATAATGAGCGTGCTTTCCCGAACGGACTTTCTATGTTCCAGCGTTCCAATGCAATTCCTAATGATCCGGAGATTCATGCTTTGAGTACTTACTGGATGGCAGAAGCCATGTACGAATTACGGAAGTACGGAGAAGCAGTCAGAACATTCGAAAAATTCCTTGCGATGCCTGACGCAGATAAAACCAAAGTGTACAACTTCGCGAATTATGCATTGGCATATGCAGCCTTCGAAGATGAAAAATATGCGAAAGCAGCCACTTATTTCGAACGCTTCCTGAATGGAAATGATAAAGACAAAAACACCGTAGTTGATGCAACTATGCGTTTAGCCGATTCATACTTTGTGAGCAAAAGTTATAGCAATGCCTTAACTTACTATAACAGAATCATCACCAACAAATCTACCGGAGAAGATTATGCTTTGTTCCAGAGAGGAATGATCCAGGGACTACAGGGACAGGATGATACCAAGATTGCTACAATGGGCAGCTTGTTACAACAATTCCCTTCTTCAAACTATGCAGATGATGCAGGTTTTGAAATTGCCTACACTTATTTCAATAAAGGTGACCTGGATAAATCAAAAACTGACCTGACTGCTTTAATCAGTAAATACCCAAACAGCAGTTATGTACCAAGAGCACTGGTTACTATCGGACTGGTACAATATAACCAGGATAAAGACGAAGAAGCACTGGCATCTTTCAAGAAAGTAATCAATGATTACGCGAGTACTGAAGAAGCCAAACAAGCTTTGGAATCTATCAAAAATATCTATGTAGACCGTGGCGATGCCAATGGCTTTATTGCTTATGCAAACACTACGCCTATCGGTAATTATACTGTAGCAGAGCAGGACAATATTGTTTTCTCAGCAGCCAAAAACACTTACCTGAAAGGCGATGCGCAAGGAACAGTAGAAAGTGTGAATGCTTACTTTGATAAGTATCCGAAATCGATACATGCCAAAGAAGCGAAGTTTATCAGAGCAGAATCGCTGGTAAAACTGAACCGTCCGGATGACGCAATTGCAGATTACGAATTCATTCTGAATGACTGGACAAGTGATTACACAGAACGCTCACTGGTTAGTATTTCTAAATTATTCTTAGCACAGAAGAAATACAATGAGGCGATTGTTTACCTGAAAAGACTGGAAACATCAGCAGATTACAAATCGCATTATTCTTTCGCTATCAACAACCTGCTTCAGGCTTATACAGCGTTGAATATGCCGGATGATATGCTGAAATATGTATTGCTGACCAAAGAATCTGACAAAGCTTCTGAAGAAGAAGTGAACAGTGCAGATCTGTATGCTGGTAAAGCTTACTTGTTAAAAGCAGATACAACAATGGCTGTAAAATCATTTGCCAATGTAGTCGCTAAAACAAAAACACTGGCAGCTGCTGAAGCAAAATATACATTGGCAGAAATTCAATATAATAAACATGACTATAAAACATCTCAGAAAACTTGTTTTGATTTAGTCAATAACATGCCTTCTTACGATTACTGGGTGGCAAAAGCGTTTATCCTGCTGGCAGATAATTATGTCGCATTAAAAGACAAACTGCAAGCGAAAAGTACGCTCTTAAGTATTATTGATAACTATGACGGTAAAGATGAAATTGTCGCTACTGCCAAAGAGAAATTAGAAAAAATTAAATAA
- a CDS encoding TonB-dependent receptor, with product MRFNKLLYTTVFLLTAGTLTIKAQDKKPTEKKPTEKKTTEKKATEKKVADKKVADKNDDDKQVTEEIEVVRPYKPILAEAVKLRRSPDLNDVKTYKARFNYSLTDRKLELNSDIDKLYAQEVAAEKQTEIVNNYVKGAFGSASTVLGEAYINMGRSEDFQAGGFFRHFSQSGKLNGQKFNQQQLSVFGRSIGEKAIFSGRINYERKGLYFYGYDETNPLRNPNPGKQSFNFIEAEAEVVNKHSEDEDALSYAAKINGYIWGDQLSASENSVVINGYLNKRISSFNFGLAASGEFGNTKDVLTSVTNNLLRLNPYIRLQASGIKITAGINFVQEFGTVSKSRIFPAVTADFTIIPDYLQIFGEIKGDVNRNSMKEFTDENPFLNSNIAIKNSIEKLSFSAGIKGTGGPGFGYKARVYRKEITDMPLFVNNFTDFNKFDVIYDFGTMKLLGLEGEVSVQVSDQLKWTGKINVEDYKPASEQYSWFKPQLRISSDLLYNVTDKLGFTAAVAIQDASNAKIYKAAPGAPYTIPDTNNETVVNVKGYVDLGLGANYKINNKFSAFVKANNLLNKEYSRYLYYQAIGVNVFGGISYSF from the coding sequence ATGAGATTCAACAAATTATTATATACAACTGTTTTTTTACTGACTGCGGGTACATTGACCATTAAGGCTCAGGATAAAAAACCGACCGAGAAAAAACCAACTGAAAAGAAGACTACCGAGAAGAAAGCGACAGAAAAGAAAGTTGCGGATAAAAAGGTAGCCGATAAAAATGATGACGATAAACAAGTAACCGAAGAAATTGAAGTAGTAAGACCTTATAAGCCAATTCTGGCCGAAGCGGTTAAACTCAGAAGAAGCCCGGATTTGAACGATGTTAAAACTTACAAAGCACGTTTCAATTACAGCTTAACTGATAGAAAACTGGAGCTTAATTCTGACATTGATAAGTTATATGCACAAGAAGTTGCGGCAGAAAAACAAACAGAAATTGTCAATAACTATGTAAAAGGGGCTTTTGGTTCTGCCAGCACAGTTTTAGGTGAAGCTTATATCAATATGGGCCGTTCTGAAGATTTTCAGGCAGGTGGTTTTTTCAGACACTTCAGTCAGTCGGGAAAATTAAACGGACAGAAATTCAACCAGCAACAATTAAGTGTTTTCGGCCGCAGTATAGGTGAAAAAGCGATATTCAGCGGACGTATTAATTACGAGAGAAAAGGCCTTTATTTCTATGGTTATGATGAGACCAATCCATTAAGAAATCCAAATCCTGGAAAACAGTCTTTCAACTTTATTGAAGCAGAAGCTGAGGTTGTCAACAAACACAGTGAAGATGAAGATGCGCTAAGTTATGCAGCTAAAATAAATGGCTATATCTGGGGTGATCAGTTATCTGCCAGTGAAAACTCAGTTGTCATCAACGGTTATTTAAATAAAAGGATCAGCAGTTTCAACTTTGGTCTGGCTGCTTCGGGAGAGTTTGGAAATACGAAAGATGTATTGACCAGTGTAACTAACAATTTATTGCGTTTAAATCCATATATCCGTTTACAGGCCAGTGGAATTAAAATTACCGCAGGAATTAACTTCGTTCAGGAGTTTGGTACCGTTTCTAAATCGAGAATCTTCCCTGCTGTAACCGCAGACTTCACTATTATTCCTGATTACTTACAGATTTTTGGAGAGATCAAAGGAGACGTGAACAGAAATTCTATGAAAGAATTCACGGATGAAAACCCATTCCTGAATAGCAATATTGCCATTAAAAACTCTATTGAGAAACTAAGTTTCAGTGCAGGTATTAAAGGTACAGGTGGCCCTGGTTTTGGTTACAAAGCAAGAGTATACCGTAAGGAAATCACTGACATGCCACTTTTCGTGAACAACTTTACGGACTTCAACAAGTTTGATGTGATCTATGATTTCGGAACGATGAAATTATTAGGTTTAGAAGGTGAAGTTTCTGTACAGGTGAGCGATCAGTTAAAATGGACTGGTAAAATCAACGTAGAAGATTATAAACCAGCTTCAGAACAATATAGCTGGTTCAAACCTCAGTTACGTATAAGTTCAGACCTGTTGTATAATGTAACAGACAAATTAGGCTTTACTGCTGCTGTAGCTATTCAGGATGCCTCAAATGCAAAAATTTATAAAGCGGCACCAGGCGCTCCTTACACCATTCCTGACACAAATAACGAAACAGTAGTGAATGTGAAAGGTTATGTAGACTTAGGACTTGGTGCTAACTATAAGATCAACAACAAATTCTCAGCATTCGTTAAAGCAAATAACCTGTTAAATAAAGAATACAGCAGATACTTATATTACCAGGCGATTGGTGTAAATGTATTTGGTGGAATCAGTTATTCGTTCTAA
- a CDS encoding aspartate carbamoyltransferase catalytic subunit — MAAEKLSTRHLLGIKDITLNDIELIFETADNFKGVINRTIKKVPSLRDITIANIFFENSTRTKLSFELAEKRLSADVINFAASSSSVSKGETLIDTVNNILAMKVDMVVMRHPYAGAGVFLSKHINAQIVNAGDGAHEHPTQALLDAYSIREKLGEVRGKKVVIVGDILHSRVAISNILCLQKLGAEVMVCGPTTLIPKHIASLGVKVEHDLIKALNWCDVANMLRIQLERQDIKYFPSLREYAMMYGLNKQILDNLDKEIIVMHPGPINRGVEITSDVADSKQSIILDQVENGVAIRMAVLYLLASQRD; from the coding sequence ATGGCAGCAGAAAAACTATCAACACGACATCTTTTAGGCATTAAAGATATTACCCTGAATGATATTGAATTGATTTTTGAGACTGCGGATAATTTCAAGGGCGTCATTAACAGGACGATAAAAAAAGTCCCTTCATTGCGTGATATTACCATTGCGAATATCTTCTTCGAAAATTCAACACGAACAAAACTATCCTTCGAACTGGCAGAAAAGAGACTTTCTGCTGATGTGATCAATTTTGCAGCTTCCTCCTCTTCTGTAAGCAAGGGAGAAACACTGATTGACACGGTGAACAATATCCTGGCCATGAAAGTGGATATGGTAGTCATGAGGCACCCGTACGCAGGCGCAGGAGTCTTTCTGAGCAAACATATCAACGCGCAGATTGTAAACGCCGGAGACGGCGCGCATGAGCATCCTACGCAGGCATTGCTGGACGCTTACTCGATACGCGAGAAGTTAGGTGAGGTAAGAGGCAAGAAAGTTGTGATTGTCGGAGACATCCTGCATTCAAGAGTAGCCATCTCGAATATACTCTGCCTGCAAAAGCTGGGTGCAGAGGTGATGGTTTGCGGCCCGACTACGCTGATCCCAAAACATATCGCAAGTTTGGGCGTAAAGGTTGAACACGATCTGATCAAAGCACTCAACTGGTGCGACGTGGCCAATATGCTGCGTATTCAGCTCGAAAGACAGGACATCAAATACTTCCCTTCTTTAAGAGAATATGCCATGATGTACGGGCTGAACAAACAGATCCTGGATAACCTGGACAAAGAAATCATTGTCATGCACCCGGGCCCCATTAACAGAGGTGTGGAGATTACAAGTGATGTCGCTGACAGTAAACAATCGATTATTTTAGACCAGGTAGAAAATGGGGTAGCTATCCGAATGGCTGTACTTTATCTGCTTGCTTCTCAGAGAGATTAG